A genomic segment from Amphiura filiformis chromosome 10, Afil_fr2py, whole genome shotgun sequence encodes:
- the LOC140162895 gene encoding uncharacterized protein codes for MKLLKPFCCKFCRMTHYSLDTLKIHVSRHQIKYVQAHKRIKCMFCQKILSKNGRLRRHLNNHRKLDRCSDLIGCSNDCDLVITHKLLRTSSPLKTDSRSDIKQKPYPCDYCQQSFSSKRILKSHRNSHTKEKLYQCEYCQKCFGRKASLTSHIRTHTKEKPYQCEYCQKCFTQKANLVSHVSTHTKEKCFQCDYCKKTFSRVQTLKIHEKLHTVENPYQCQYCQKCFTTSSNLNSHVIKTHTKAKPYQCEYCQKSFLRDKYLKTHRKLHTENLCQCADGTKRVEFRIEDFTKYISFITKLAKNLGMKVHKIKLIGQERVRMVLILQIPEGAAMSRLRDAVKRKADWLKSNKVLGVHIEGESYQEVMMPLEKEGRQFKCPDCDYASTARYKVRTHQRVHVGTKPYQCPFCTFVCTFVQSLERHKRIHSGQKPYKCQSCGKSFTGRSGFIDHIRMHANEKQHQCRLCERSFVTSSQLKSHHRIHSKEAPYKCDKCNKAFKWKSSIKVHSCKQ; via the exons ATGAAACTTTTGAAAccattttgttgcaaattttgtCGAATGACCCATTATTCTTTGGATACATTGAAAATCCACGTCAGCAGACATCAAATTAAATATGTGCAGGCTCATAAACGGATAAAGTGTATGTTTTGTCAGAAAATTTTGTCCAAAAATGGTAGGCTGCGTAGACACTTGAACAACCACAGGAAATTGGACAGATGTAGTGATTTGATAGGTTGTTCAAATGATTGTGACTTGGTCATCACCCACAAACTGTTACGCACTTCCAGTCCTCTTAAAACTGACAGCAGAAGTGACATCAAACAGAAACCATATCCATGTGATTATTGCCAGCAGAGTTTTTCCAGTAAAAGAATTCTGAAAAGCCACAGAAATagtcacactaaagagaaactctatcagtgtgagtactgtcagaaatgttttgggcGTAAAGCCAGCCTCACCTCCCACATCCgaacacacaccaaagagaaaccctatcagtgtgagtactgtcagaaatgttttactcaaAAAGCCAACCTCGTCTCCCACGTCAGtacacacaccaaagagaaatgCTTTCAGTGTGATTATTGCAAGAAGACCTTTTCTCGGGTACAAACGCTGAAAATCCACGAAAAACTCCACACGGTAGAGAATCCCTATCAGTGTCAGTATTGCCAGAAGTGCTTTACAACGAGTAGTAATCTTAACAGCCATGtcatcaaaactcacaccaaagcGAAACCATATCAGTGCGAATACTGTCAGAAGAGTTTTCTTCGTGACAAATATCTGAAAACCCACAGAAAACTTCACACAGAGAACCTCTGTCAATGtg CTGATGGAACCAAGAGAGTAGAATTTCGAATAGAAGATTTTACCAAGTATATAAGTTTTATCACCAAACTGGCTAAAAATCTTGGAATGAAAGTACATAAGATAAAGCTCATTGGACAGGAGAGAGTACGCATGGTGCTTATATTACAAATACCTGAGGGTGCCGCCATGAGCAGATTACGGGATGCTGTCAAGCGGAAAGCTGATTGGCTCAAGTCCAACAAAGTTCTAGGGGTACATATAGAGGGCGAGTCTTATCAGGAGGTTATGATGCCATTAGAGAAAGAAG GTCGTCAATTTAAGTGTCCGGATTGTGATTACGCGTCGACAGCAAGATACAAAGTCAGGACTCATCAAAGAGTGCATGTAGGAACAAAACCTTACCAGTGTCCATTCTGTACATTTGTGTGTACATTTGTGCAATCGTTGGAAAGGCACAAACGAATTCATAGTGGCCAAAAACCATATAAATGCCAGTCTTGTGGCAAATCATTTACTGGTAGATCTGGATTCATTGATCACATCCGAATGCATGCAAATGAGAAACAGCATCAATGCCGATTGTGTGAGCGGTCATTTGTTACATCTTCACAGCTCAAATCGCACCATAGAATCCATAGCAAGGAAGCCCCATACAAATGTGATAAATGCAATAAAGCATTTAAGTGGAAATCAAGTATAAAGGTACATTCATGTAAACAATGA
- the LOC140162896 gene encoding uncharacterized protein gives MCRLIDEKKCVFCEKSLSKNGRLCRHLNTHRKLLDKYKNSRGLGTADHKSEPTEKPCHQCEYCQKCFVNNFHLERHIRSHTKEKPYQCEYCQKCFTQSCNLTRHVRTTHNKEKPYQCEYCQKCFENNSLLERHIRSHTKEKPYQCEYCQTCFTQSGNLRSHIRTIHNKKKPYQCEYCQTCFTRSGSLATHIRTIHNKKKPYQCEYCQTCFTQSSSLTTHIRTIHNKEKPYQCEYCQTCFTQSCNLTRHVRTTHNKEKPYQCEYCQKRFENNSRLKRHIRSHTKEKPYQCEYCQTCFTQSSSLTTHIRTIHNKVKPYQCEYCQTCFTRSGSLTTHIRTIHNKEKPYQCEYCQTCFTYSGTLTTHIRNIHTKEKTYQCEYCQKCFVTKHRLQRHVQTHTKE, from the coding sequence ATGTGCAGGCTCATAGACGAAAAAAAGTGTGTATTTTGTGAGAAAAGCTTGTCAAAAAATGGTAGGTTGTGTAGACACTTGAATACCCACAGGAAACTTTTGGACAAATATAAAAATTCCAGAGGCCTCGGAACCGCAGACCACAAAAGTGAACCCACAGAGAAACCCTGtcatcagtgtgagtactgtcagaaatgctttgtaaataattttCACCTAGAAAGACACATTCgaagtcacaccaaagagaaaccatatcagtgtgagtactgccagaaGTGTTTTACTCAGAGTTGCAATCTTACAAGACATGTCAGAACAACTCACaacaaagagaaaccgtatcagtgtgagtactgtcagaaatgctttgaaaataattctctCCTAGAAAGGCACATTCgaagtcacaccaaagagaaaccatatcagtgtgaatactgccagACTTGTTTTACTCAGAGTGGTAATCTTAGAAGCCATATCCGAACTATTCACAACAAAAAgaagccatatcagtgtgagtactgccagaCTTGTTTTACTCGCAGTGGTAGTCTTGCAACCCATATCCGAACTATTCACAACAAAAAgaagccatatcagtgtgaatactgccagACTTGTTTTACTCAGAGTAGTAGTCTTACAACCCATATCCGAACTATTCACAAcaaagagaagccatatcagtgtgagtactgccagaCTTGTTTTACTCAGAGTTGCAATCTTACAAGACATGTCAGAACAACTCAcaacaaagagaaaccatatcagtgtgagtactgtcagaaacgctttgaaaataattctcgCCTAAAAAGACACATTCGAAGTCACACGAAAGAgaagccatatcagtgtgaatactgccagACTTGTTTTACTCAGAGTAGTAGTCTTACAACCCATATCCGAACTATTCACAACAAAGTgaagccatatcagtgtgagtactgccagaCTTGTTTTACTCGCAGTGGTAGTCTTACAACCCATATCCGAACTATTCACAAcaaagagaagccatatcagtgtgaatactgccagACTTGTTTTACTTATAGTGGTACTCTTACAACCCACATCCGAaatattcacaccaaagagaaaacatatcagtgtgagtactgtcagaaatgctttgttaCTAAACATCGCCTACAAAGACACGTccaaactcacaccaaagagtaA
- the LOC140162292 gene encoding uncharacterized protein, with product MTDKHLQATMKLLKPFCCTFCKMNHYSLDKLKIHVSRHLVKYVHAHRRRKKRLFCQKSLTYYGRLRRHLINHRKQSDKCKNCLKSFSNDCDIVTHRLLCTSSCLKEKYQCEYCQKCFSDQYNLKTHIRTHPKEKLHQCQYCPKCFDDESSLQRHVIFHTKETPYQCEYCHKYFSDNYNLKTHIRTHPKEKRYQCQYCQKCFVNKRRQVTHVRTHTKEKPYQCEYCQKCFSQKSNLKPHIRTHTKEKPYQCKYCQKCYTRKYTLTRHIVNIHTKVDSPGVDCFQCGYCRKCFPQKIFLDSHIRGNTKETPYICEYCKKDFAYKCSLIVHIGTHTKQ from the coding sequence ATGACTGACAAACATCTACAGGCAACAATGAAACTTTTGAAACCATTTTGctgtacattttgtaaaatgaacCATTATTCTTTGGATAAATTGAAGATCCATGTTAGCAGACATCTTGTTAAATATGTGCATGCTCATAGACGTAGAAAAAAGCGTTTGTTTTGTCAGAAAAGCTTGACATATTATGGTAGGCTGCGTAGACACCTGATTAACCACCGGAAACAATCAGacaaatgtaaaaattgtttgaaAAGTTTTTCAAATGATTGTGACATAGTTACCCACAGACTGTTGTGCACTTCCAGTTGTCTCAAAGAGAAGtatcagtgtgaatactgccagAAGTGTTTTTCTGATCAATATAATCTTAAaacccacatcagaactcaccCCAAAGAGAAACTCCATCAGTGTCAATATTGTCCGAAATGCTTTGATGATGAATCGTCTCTGCAAAGGCACGTTATATTTCACACCAAAGAGACCCCATATCAATGTGAATACTGCCATAAGTATTTTTCTGATAACTATAATCTTAAaacccacatcagaactcaccCTAAAGAGAAACGCTATCAGTgtcagtactgtcagaaatgctttgtaaATAAACGTCGCCAAGTAACTCACGttcgaactcacaccaaagagaaaccatatcagtgtgaatactgccagAAGTGTTTTTCTCAGAAAAGTAATCTTAAAccccacatcagaactcacaccaaagagaaaccctatcagtgtaagTATTGCCAGAAGTGTTATACACGTAAATACACTCTCACCCGCCACATAGTCAATATACACACCAAAGTGGATTCCCCGGGAGTTGATTGCTTTCAGTGTGGATATTGCCGAAAGTGTTTTCCTCAGAAAATTTTTCTTGACTCACACATAAGGGGCAACACCAAAGAGACACCATACATATGTGAGTACTGTAAGAAGGATTTTGCGTATAAATGCAGTCTTATTGTCCATATCGGTACACACACCAAACAGTAA